Proteins from a single region of Noviherbaspirillum saxi:
- a CDS encoding SDR family oxidoreductase, with the protein MNETNVITAPAYVPGHSLLAGKSVLITAAAGAGIGFAAARRCAEEGCRALMISDIHAGRLEAAVEKLRADTGLNDIYGQLCNVTDEAQVQTLIDTAENKLGGVDVLINNAGLGGSRRVVEMSDDEWNSVLNITLTGTFRMTRAMLQRMQPRRRGVIVNNASVLGWRAQKEQAHYAAAKAGVMALTRCSALEAAEYGIRINAVSPSIALHDFLRKSAPQELLAQLASREAFGRAAEVWEVANVMMFLASDYASYMTGEVLSVSSQHA; encoded by the coding sequence ATGAACGAAACGAATGTCATTACCGCGCCGGCGTATGTCCCGGGTCACAGTCTGCTGGCAGGAAAATCGGTGCTCATTACCGCCGCTGCCGGTGCCGGCATCGGCTTTGCAGCCGCGCGCCGCTGCGCAGAGGAGGGCTGCCGCGCGCTGATGATTTCCGATATCCATGCAGGGCGGCTGGAAGCGGCAGTCGAAAAGCTGCGTGCCGACACCGGATTGAATGACATCTATGGGCAGTTGTGCAATGTCACCGACGAAGCGCAAGTGCAGACCTTGATCGACACCGCCGAAAACAAGCTGGGCGGCGTCGATGTGCTGATCAACAATGCCGGCCTCGGTGGATCGCGCCGCGTCGTCGAGATGAGCGACGACGAATGGAACAGCGTGCTCAACATCACGCTCACCGGGACGTTCCGCATGACGCGCGCCATGCTGCAGCGCATGCAGCCGCGCCGTCGCGGCGTAATCGTCAACAATGCGTCGGTACTCGGCTGGCGCGCGCAAAAGGAGCAGGCGCATTACGCAGCGGCAAAAGCCGGCGTGATGGCATTGACCCGCTGCAGCGCGCTGGAAGCGGCGGAATACGGCATCCGCATCAATGCGGTGTCGCCGAGCATCGCGCTGCACGACTTCCTGCGCAAGAGCGCGCCGCAGGAATTGCTGGCGCAACTCGCGTCGCGCGAAGCGTTCGGCCGTGCCGCCGAAGTATGGGAAGTGGCGAACGTGATGATGTTCCTCGCCAGCGACTATGCCTCGTACATGACCGGTGAAGTGCTGTCGGTCAGCAGTCAGCACGCGTGA
- a CDS encoding FAD-binding protein, with amino-acid sequence MSANQNEYDVVVVGSGGGAMLAACRAADQGLSVLVVEKCDVYGGTTAISGGGIWIPCNHLAQEAGAQDSHDEAFTYIQACVGETMSKTRVQAYLDHGARLVRYLHEKTQVRFTTLPEYADYFQHHPGAKPGHRSLDPLPFDARRLGAEFDQQRPPLPATLVGGRIGMTQTEARKMLGKHPGWFALALRLMLGYWTDLGWRRRSKRDRRLTLGASLVAALRLSLADRKVPLWLNTPLRELVVEGGRVSGVVVERAGAPMRITARRGVILAAGGFEWNQAMRDQYLPQPSRAEWSVTPPHANTGDAIRAGAEAGGALNLMQYVWGVPALQVPDQAYAHPVFVERALPGCVVVDASGHRFLNENLAYTEFVQTMYRRQEQGHGSVPAWVIFDARFRRNYPFGPLLPGAFVPDKRLPEKVRQIIHKADTPAALAAQIGVDPVGLAETLARNNGAAVSGIDSEFGKGSNVFDTYYGDINVQPNPCLAAIDQAPFYALKLVPGDIGTKGGLSTDEHARVLDQAGAAIDGLYAIGNCSAAVMGTSYPGAGATIGPAMVFGMLAADHIAQAA; translated from the coding sequence GTGTCTGCGAATCAAAACGAATACGACGTGGTGGTGGTCGGTTCCGGTGGCGGCGCGATGCTGGCCGCATGCCGCGCCGCCGACCAGGGACTGTCGGTGCTGGTGGTGGAAAAATGCGATGTGTATGGCGGCACCACCGCCATTTCAGGCGGCGGCATCTGGATCCCATGCAACCATCTGGCGCAGGAAGCCGGCGCGCAGGACAGTCACGACGAGGCATTCACCTATATCCAGGCATGCGTCGGCGAGACGATGTCGAAAACCCGGGTGCAGGCTTATCTCGATCACGGCGCGCGGCTGGTGCGCTACCTGCATGAAAAGACGCAGGTTCGCTTTACCACGCTGCCGGAATACGCGGATTATTTTCAGCATCATCCGGGTGCGAAACCGGGCCATCGTTCGCTTGACCCATTACCGTTCGATGCGCGCCGGCTCGGCGCCGAATTCGACCAGCAACGCCCGCCGTTGCCGGCGACACTGGTGGGCGGGCGCATCGGCATGACGCAGACCGAAGCGCGAAAAATGCTCGGCAAGCACCCGGGCTGGTTCGCGCTGGCGCTACGCCTGATGCTCGGCTACTGGACCGACCTCGGCTGGCGCCGGCGCTCGAAGCGCGACCGCCGCTTGACGCTCGGCGCTTCGCTGGTGGCCGCGCTGCGCCTGTCGCTGGCCGATCGCAAGGTGCCTCTTTGGCTGAACACGCCCCTGCGCGAACTGGTGGTCGAAGGCGGAAGAGTGTCCGGGGTGGTGGTCGAACGCGCCGGCGCGCCGATGCGCATCACCGCGCGGCGTGGCGTGATCCTTGCGGCCGGCGGCTTCGAGTGGAATCAGGCAATGCGCGATCAGTATCTGCCGCAGCCATCGCGTGCCGAATGGAGCGTGACGCCGCCGCATGCCAACACCGGCGATGCGATTCGTGCCGGAGCGGAAGCCGGCGGTGCGTTGAACCTGATGCAATACGTCTGGGGCGTGCCGGCACTGCAGGTGCCGGACCAGGCCTATGCGCATCCGGTCTTTGTCGAACGGGCGCTGCCGGGATGCGTGGTGGTGGATGCGTCCGGGCACCGCTTCCTCAATGAAAATCTGGCGTATACCGAGTTTGTGCAAACCATGTACCGCCGGCAGGAACAGGGCCACGGTAGCGTACCGGCGTGGGTGATCTTCGATGCGCGTTTCCGCCGCAATTACCCGTTTGGGCCGCTGTTGCCCGGTGCATTCGTGCCGGACAAACGCCTGCCGGAAAAGGTACGGCAGATCATTCATAAGGCCGACACGCCGGCCGCGCTCGCTGCGCAGATCGGCGTCGATCCTGTCGGACTGGCGGAGACGCTGGCGCGCAACAATGGCGCTGCCGTCAGCGGCATTGATAGCGAATTCGGCAAGGGGAGCAATGTCTTCGATACCTATTACGGCGACATCAACGTGCAGCCCAATCCTTGCCTGGCTGCCATTGACCAGGCGCCGTTCTATGCGCTCAAACTGGTGCCGGGCGATATCGGGACCAAGGGCGGCCTGAGCACCGACGAACATGCGCGCGTGCTGGATCAAGCGGGCGCGGCGATCGACGGTTTATACGCCATAGGCAATTGCAGCGCGGCGGTGATGGGCACCAGCTATCCGGGCGCGGGCGCGACCATCGGCCCGGCCATGGTGTTCGGCATGCTCGCCGCCGACCATATCGCGCAAGCGGCCTGA
- a CDS encoding acyl-CoA dehydrogenase family protein yields MCDAADEPRELSEKRDDTDGDTAFRNDIARWMAERLQGEFAPLRHRGGPGDEDAFPQQRKAWERVLADGGWTCVGWPKEHGGRALSIAQQVIFHEEYARAGGPGRMGHIGEGLIGPTLIAYGTEDQKRRFLPSIRDGSTFWCQGYSEPNAGSDLANVQTRAEQDAASGDWIVNGQKVWTSLAHESDWIFVLARCDAGSRGNRGLIFLLMPLAQPGVEIRPIRQISGSAEFNEVFFDGARAKAVDVVGQPGDGWKIAMALLGFERGLSTLGQQMHFRHELDMVIAAARVNGALRNPAIKRRLAQAWAGLRTMRYNALRMLSGDSDGQLRGESLIYKYYWSNWHRMLGELAMDVLGADGNLLGADDARRARLQGLFLFSRADTIYAGTNEIQLNIIAERGLGMPKEARGQA; encoded by the coding sequence TTGTGCGATGCCGCCGACGAACCGCGTGAGCTCTCCGAGAAACGCGACGATACGGACGGCGACACCGCTTTCCGCAACGATATCGCGCGATGGATGGCAGAGCGCCTGCAAGGCGAATTCGCGCCGCTGCGCCATCGCGGCGGTCCAGGCGATGAAGATGCTTTTCCGCAGCAGCGCAAAGCGTGGGAGCGTGTGCTGGCGGATGGTGGCTGGACTTGCGTCGGCTGGCCGAAAGAACACGGCGGACGCGCACTGTCGATCGCGCAACAGGTGATCTTCCATGAAGAATATGCACGCGCCGGCGGACCGGGGCGCATGGGGCATATAGGCGAAGGACTGATCGGACCGACATTGATCGCCTATGGCACGGAAGATCAGAAACGCCGCTTTTTACCCAGCATTCGCGACGGCAGCACTTTCTGGTGCCAGGGCTACTCGGAGCCGAACGCGGGCTCGGACCTTGCCAATGTGCAGACGCGGGCAGAACAGGATGCTGCCAGCGGCGACTGGATCGTGAATGGCCAGAAGGTGTGGACCTCGCTTGCGCACGAATCCGACTGGATTTTCGTGCTGGCGCGCTGCGATGCCGGCTCGCGCGGGAACCGGGGTCTGATCTTCCTGCTGATGCCGCTTGCCCAGCCCGGCGTCGAGATCCGGCCGATCCGGCAAATCAGTGGATCGGCCGAGTTCAACGAAGTGTTCTTCGACGGCGCGCGCGCCAAGGCGGTGGACGTGGTGGGCCAGCCAGGCGACGGCTGGAAAATCGCGATGGCGCTGCTCGGGTTCGAGCGCGGCTTGTCCACACTCGGCCAGCAAATGCATTTCCGCCATGAACTCGACATGGTGATCGCAGCGGCACGCGTCAATGGCGCGCTGCGCAATCCGGCGATCAAGCGACGCCTGGCGCAGGCATGGGCTGGCTTGCGCACCATGCGCTACAACGCGCTGCGCATGCTGTCCGGCGACAGCGATGGACAGCTCCGTGGCGAAAGCCTGATCTACAAGTATTACTGGTCGAACTGGCACCGCATGCTGGGCGAACTGGCGATGGATGTGCTGGGTGCCGACGGTAATCTGCTCGGCGCCGATGACGCGCGTCGCGCAAGGTTGCAGGGGCTGTTTCTGTTTTCGCGCGCCGACACGATCTATGCGGGCACCAACGAAATCCAACTGAATATCATTGCCGAGCGCGGGCTCGGCATGCCGAAAGAAGCGAGAGGCCAAGCATGA
- a CDS encoding acetyl-CoA C-acyltransferase, giving the protein MHQAVIVSTARTPIGKAFRGAFNDTEAPVLGGHAIRAALAKVPAIAPHEVEDVLMGAAAQQGTQGYNIGRLSALAAGLPESVPGMALDRMCSSGLMAIASAAKSIMCGEATIAVAGGVESISLTQTKHKNSHRSQSQAVLALHPAAYIPMIETAEIVAQRYGISRAAQDEYALQSQQRTARAQRDGLFDAEIVPLAVDQLLFDKEGNPTGLQRVEAIRDECNRPETSAESLAALKPVWKNGQWVQEGSSITAGNASQLSDGASACVLMSDTEARYRGLTPLGVYRGLAVAGCGADEMGIGPVFAIPKLLRRHGLTVADIGLWELNEAFACQVMYCRDQLGIPNDRLNVNGGAIAIGHPFGMSGARMVGHVLLEAQRRGVRYAVVTMCIGGGMGAAALFEVM; this is encoded by the coding sequence ATGCATCAAGCCGTCATTGTTTCAACCGCACGTACCCCGATCGGCAAGGCTTTTCGCGGCGCGTTCAACGATACCGAAGCGCCGGTGCTCGGCGGTCACGCGATTCGCGCCGCATTAGCCAAGGTGCCGGCAATCGCGCCGCATGAAGTCGAAGATGTGTTGATGGGCGCCGCCGCGCAACAGGGCACGCAAGGCTACAACATCGGCCGTCTGAGCGCGCTTGCCGCCGGATTGCCGGAAAGCGTGCCGGGCATGGCGCTGGACCGCATGTGTTCGTCCGGCCTGATGGCAATCGCCAGCGCCGCCAAGTCAATCATGTGCGGCGAAGCGACAATCGCCGTCGCCGGCGGCGTCGAATCGATTTCGCTGACGCAGACCAAGCACAAGAACAGCCATCGCAGCCAGTCGCAGGCCGTGCTGGCGCTGCACCCGGCTGCGTACATCCCGATGATCGAAACGGCGGAGATCGTCGCCCAGCGCTACGGCATCTCGCGCGCGGCACAGGATGAATATGCATTGCAGAGCCAGCAACGCACCGCGCGCGCGCAACGCGATGGCTTGTTCGATGCGGAAATTGTGCCGCTGGCGGTGGACCAGCTCTTGTTCGACAAGGAAGGCAATCCGACGGGCCTGCAGCGCGTGGAAGCTATCCGCGATGAATGTAACCGTCCTGAGACCAGCGCCGAAAGCCTGGCCGCGCTGAAGCCGGTATGGAAAAACGGCCAGTGGGTGCAGGAAGGAAGCAGCATCACGGCCGGCAATGCATCGCAATTGTCGGACGGCGCTTCCGCCTGTGTGCTGATGAGTGATACGGAAGCCAGATACCGTGGATTGACACCGCTTGGCGTGTATCGCGGACTCGCGGTTGCCGGTTGCGGCGCGGATGAAATGGGGATCGGCCCGGTATTCGCCATTCCCAAGCTGTTGCGCCGGCATGGCTTGACAGTGGCCGACATCGGCCTGTGGGAGTTGAACGAAGCGTTCGCATGCCAGGTGATGTATTGCCGCGACCAGCTCGGCATTCCGAATGACCGCTTGAATGTGAACGGCGGCGCGATTGCGATCGGCCATCCGTTTGGCATGTCGGGCGCACGCATGGTGGGTCACGTCCTGCTGGAAGCGCAACGGCGTGGCGTGCGCTATGCGGTGGTGACAATGTGCATCGGCGGCGGGATGGGAGCGGCGGCGTTGTTCGAGGTGATGTAG
- a CDS encoding MaoC family dehydratase encodes MSILFRSPADFLERAGQPLGVTDWLPIEQARINQFADATGDHQWIHVDPERAKTGPFGGCIAHGYLTLSLVNLFLPQLVQVENLSMGVNYGCDRIRFPAPVPVGARIRGVGELLRVEALPGNGVQSTVRVTVEIEGRDKPGCVADTISRYFFI; translated from the coding sequence ATGTCCATCCTGTTTCGTTCTCCGGCTGATTTTCTGGAAAGGGCCGGCCAGCCGTTGGGTGTTACCGACTGGCTGCCGATTGAACAAGCGCGCATCAATCAATTCGCCGATGCGACCGGCGACCACCAATGGATCCACGTCGATCCGGAGCGGGCCAAGACCGGGCCTTTCGGCGGTTGCATCGCCCATGGTTACCTGACGCTGTCGCTGGTCAATCTGTTTCTGCCGCAACTGGTGCAGGTCGAAAACCTGTCCATGGGCGTCAATTACGGCTGCGACAGAATCCGTTTTCCGGCGCCGGTGCCGGTCGGCGCCCGTATTCGCGGCGTCGGCGAATTGCTCCGCGTCGAAGCGTTGCCCGGTAATGGCGTGCAATCGACGGTGCGTGTGACGGTCGAGATCGAAGGCCGCGACAAACCCGGTTGTGTGGCCGACACCATCAGCCGCTATTTCTTTATCTGA
- a CDS encoding SDR family oxidoreductase, whose translation MGICDKRTVIITGAGGGLGRAYALAFAAEGANVVVNDVRRDAADAVCAEIKANGGQALANDGDITNLDSAERIVAAAHDTFGTVDVLVNNAGVCRDRMFVSLTESEWDDVMRVHLKGHFCLANVLARRWRDASKAGKEVDARIINTSSGAGLQGSVGQSNYSAAKAGIAALTLVQAVELARYGITVNGLAPVARTGMTESVFADMMKKPDGDAFDRFDPANIAPLVVWLGSAQSRHVTGRLFEAAGGMIALADGWRSGVQRDKGERWNPAEVGDAVTALIAEARPAQKVYGT comes from the coding sequence ATGGGAATTTGCGATAAGCGTACCGTCATCATTACCGGCGCGGGCGGGGGACTCGGACGTGCTTATGCACTGGCGTTCGCGGCAGAAGGCGCGAACGTGGTGGTCAACGATGTCCGCCGCGACGCCGCCGATGCGGTATGCGCCGAGATCAAGGCGAACGGCGGACAGGCTCTGGCCAACGACGGCGACATCACCAATCTCGACAGCGCCGAACGGATCGTCGCCGCAGCGCATGATACCTTCGGCACCGTTGACGTATTGGTCAACAATGCCGGCGTATGCCGCGACCGGATGTTTGTCAGCCTGACGGAGTCCGAATGGGACGACGTGATGCGGGTGCATCTGAAAGGCCATTTCTGCCTTGCCAACGTACTGGCGCGGCGCTGGCGCGATGCGTCCAAGGCCGGCAAGGAGGTGGATGCGCGCATCATCAACACCAGTTCCGGCGCCGGTTTGCAGGGCTCGGTCGGGCAATCGAATTATTCGGCGGCAAAAGCGGGCATCGCGGCGCTGACACTGGTGCAGGCAGTCGAACTGGCGCGCTACGGCATTACCGTCAATGGCCTGGCGCCGGTGGCGCGCACCGGCATGACCGAAAGCGTGTTCGCCGACATGATGAAAAAGCCGGATGGCGATGCATTCGATCGTTTCGATCCCGCCAATATCGCGCCGCTGGTGGTCTGGCTTGGCAGTGCGCAGTCGCGTCATGTGACCGGTCGCCTGTTCGAGGCTGCCGGCGGCATGATCGCGCTGGCCGATGGCTGGCGCAGCGGCGTGCAGCGCGACAAGGGCGAGCGCTGGAATCCGGCTGAAGTCGGCGATGCGGTAACGGCATTGATTGCCGAAGCGCGTCCGGCGCAAAAAGTGTACGGCACCTGA
- a CDS encoding WD40/YVTN/BNR-like repeat-containing protein, which translates to MMKPIRLASLAMVIAVAAAAVYAFAPRQLPPFAATAVRVDRVHINGIAQVGPRLLAVGEAGHILYSDNQGAQWREAVRPAQTRSTLNQVLFSDTRNGIAVGHDGTILKTDNGGVSWRQVRFDDQHSEPLLGAAAVAGNQPGTTLYAVGSFGRFLVSRDSGETWADVAPLPKIDEAHLNALVAGPGKRLMLVGENGLVLRSPDGGAHWDSSTLPYKGSIFGALALSADTWLVYGMRGNVLRSSDFGASWEPIQTGMQTSFFGGTRLQDGRIVLVGQGGAILVSDDLGKSFRIHRVGGMASLTSIVEISAGKVLVGGEAGIAVETL; encoded by the coding sequence ATGATGAAACCAATCAGGCTTGCCAGTCTGGCGATGGTGATTGCGGTGGCCGCTGCTGCCGTGTATGCATTCGCGCCACGCCAGCTGCCGCCATTCGCCGCGACCGCCGTGCGTGTCGACCGCGTGCATATCAACGGCATTGCGCAGGTCGGTCCGCGTCTGCTGGCGGTAGGCGAAGCCGGACACATTCTGTACAGCGACAACCAGGGCGCTCAATGGCGTGAAGCCGTCCGGCCGGCGCAGACACGCTCGACGCTCAATCAGGTGCTGTTTTCCGACACGCGCAACGGTATAGCGGTCGGCCATGACGGCACGATCCTCAAGACCGACAACGGCGGCGTCAGCTGGCGCCAGGTGCGTTTCGACGACCAGCATTCGGAGCCGTTGCTGGGGGCCGCCGCTGTCGCCGGCAACCAGCCCGGCACGACGCTGTATGCAGTCGGCAGCTTTGGCCGGTTCCTGGTATCGCGCGACAGCGGCGAAACATGGGCAGACGTGGCTCCATTGCCGAAAATCGATGAAGCACACCTGAACGCATTAGTCGCAGGTCCCGGCAAGCGCCTGATGCTGGTCGGAGAAAACGGGCTGGTGCTGCGTTCGCCCGACGGCGGCGCGCACTGGGATTCCTCGACGCTGCCTTACAAGGGATCGATCTTCGGCGCGCTCGCGCTGTCGGCGGACACCTGGCTGGTGTATGGCATGCGCGGCAATGTGCTGCGCAGCTCCGACTTTGGCGCGTCGTGGGAACCGATACAGACCGGCATGCAAACCTCGTTCTTCGGTGGCACCCGCTTGCAGGATGGCCGGATAGTACTGGTCGGGCAGGGCGGCGCGATTCTGGTGTCGGATGACCTTGGTAAAAGTTTCCGGATCCATCGCGTCGGCGGCATGGCCAGTCTGACCAGTATCGTCGAGATATCGGCGGGCAAGGTGCTGGTCGGGGGTGAAGCCGGCATCGCGGTTGAGACGCTTTAG
- a CDS encoding acetyl-CoA C-acetyltransferase gives MQKTEAYIVDALRTPTGRRRGKLSEAHPADLGAFVLTHLVERNVIPASEYDDVVFGCVDTIGPLAGNIARSAWLAADLPLTVPGVTIDRQCGSSQQALHFAAQAVMSGTQDVVIAGGVQTMTQIPISSAMIAGQALGFTDPFSGSSGWRHRFGDQPVSQFYAARKIAERWGFSRLDMEEYALESHRRALAATAEGRFAREIVPCMGLQQDETPRVSSLEKMADLEPLEPDSPLTAAVSSQTADAAAALLVVSETALKRYNLTPRARIHHLSVMGDDPIWMLTAPIPATQRALKQCGLSWNDIDRVEINEAFASVAQAWLKETGYPHERTNVNGGAIALGHPLGATGARLMTTLLHELERSGGRYGLQTMCEGGGLANVTIIERM, from the coding sequence ATGCAAAAAACCGAAGCCTATATCGTCGATGCACTGCGCACGCCAACCGGTCGCCGCCGTGGCAAGCTGTCCGAAGCGCATCCGGCCGACCTTGGCGCCTTTGTATTGACGCACCTGGTCGAGCGCAATGTAATTCCAGCCTCCGAGTATGACGACGTCGTGTTCGGTTGTGTCGATACCATCGGCCCGCTGGCCGGCAACATCGCGCGTTCAGCTTGGCTGGCCGCCGATCTGCCGCTGACCGTGCCCGGCGTCACCATCGACCGTCAATGCGGTTCATCACAGCAGGCGCTACATTTCGCCGCGCAGGCGGTGATGAGCGGCACGCAGGATGTGGTCATCGCCGGCGGCGTGCAAACCATGACGCAGATTCCGATTTCTTCGGCAATGATCGCTGGTCAGGCACTCGGTTTCACCGATCCGTTTTCCGGCAGCAGCGGCTGGCGCCACCGTTTTGGCGATCAGCCGGTATCGCAGTTCTACGCGGCGCGCAAGATCGCCGAGCGCTGGGGCTTTTCCCGTCTGGACATGGAAGAGTACGCACTCGAAAGTCACCGCCGCGCATTGGCCGCGACAGCCGAAGGCCGCTTCGCGCGGGAGATCGTGCCGTGCATGGGCTTGCAGCAGGATGAAACGCCACGGGTGTCCTCGCTGGAAAAAATGGCCGATCTGGAACCGCTGGAGCCGGACAGTCCGCTGACCGCGGCAGTGTCGAGCCAGACCGCCGATGCCGCCGCCGCCTTGCTGGTGGTGTCCGAAACCGCGCTCAAGCGCTACAACCTGACGCCGCGCGCACGCATCCATCACCTGAGCGTCATGGGCGACGATCCGATCTGGATGCTGACCGCACCGATCCCGGCGACGCAGCGCGCCCTCAAGCAGTGCGGACTCAGCTGGAACGACATCGACCGGGTCGAAATCAACGAAGCGTTCGCCTCGGTCGCGCAGGCATGGTTGAAGGAAACCGGCTATCCGCACGAGCGCACCAATGTGAATGGCGGCGCAATTGCGCTCGGTCATCCGCTGGGCGCGACCGGCGCGCGTTTGATGACCACGTTGCTGCATGAACTGGAGCGCAGCGGCGGACGTTACGGCCTGCAAACCATGTGCGAAGGCGGCGGCCTTGCCAATGTCACCATCATTGAAAGAATGTGA
- a CDS encoding efflux RND transporter permease subunit, giving the protein MNLFSNQRLTTLIDACANAIMRHRRLLLWLFIALTLLLAASATRIRLDPGFAKTVPLQHAYMQTFTEYARVFSGANRILVNLRWKGEGDIYNREFLDALRTVTDDVFFLPGVERGRVFSLFTPNVRYTEVTEAGFYGDVVVPARFSAQPDELDTVRRNVARSGQIGQLVANDLKGAMVRAELREIDPSTGQKLDYVQVAEKLEQIRAKIGNDRIEVHVTGFAKLVGDVVEGITGAIVFFGIAFLITAVMLYLYTRSRQMTLLALAVALLPVVWLLGILPLIGYGIDPMSILVPFLIFSIGVSHAVQMTNAWRQAADTGATPKEAASDAFRKLFVPGTVALLTNALGFMVIMVIQIDIVRELGITACLGVLLMIFTNKVFLPVMLSYLKAETAARPQQSTTATGKSNRLWWALSSAATPRYTWIVLALSAALLAVGAYEARRLKIGDVGDGVPELRDSARYNRDNAAITSQYNIGIDILTVVVETSVEGDACLQYPVMSAIEKFEIFMRGVSGVRSVVSVPSLSKVTIAAFNEGNPRWQALPRTSAGLAQGAGSFNPDYGMNTESCKAIQVLIYTDNHEGATIAHIVDEIKRYVAKEKTANVKFRLAGGNVGVMVATNEAVEHAEATMLLAIFGAITLLCFITFRSWQAVLCIIVPLALVSILCNALMALLGIGLKVSTLPVIALGVGVGVDYGIYLYERIQHEMENGQDFRHAFYEALRQRGTAALFTALTMSIGVGTWAFSALKFQADMGVLLAFMFLVNVLGSIFLLPALGVGLLRSPAKLVKTPVFVADTVKG; this is encoded by the coding sequence ATGAATCTGTTCTCCAACCAACGCCTGACCACGCTGATCGATGCATGCGCCAACGCCATCATGCGGCATCGTCGTCTGCTGCTGTGGTTATTCATTGCGCTGACCTTGCTGCTGGCGGCCTCCGCGACGCGAATCCGGCTCGATCCGGGATTCGCCAAGACAGTCCCGCTGCAGCATGCGTACATGCAAACCTTTACCGAATACGCGCGCGTGTTTTCCGGCGCCAACCGGATACTCGTCAATTTACGCTGGAAAGGCGAGGGGGATATTTATAACCGGGAGTTCCTCGATGCGTTGCGCACGGTGACCGACGACGTGTTCTTCCTGCCCGGCGTCGAACGCGGACGGGTGTTTTCACTGTTCACGCCGAACGTGCGCTATACCGAAGTGACCGAAGCCGGCTTTTACGGCGACGTGGTCGTGCCCGCGCGCTTTTCCGCCCAACCGGATGAGCTCGATACCGTGCGGCGCAATGTGGCGCGCTCCGGCCAGATCGGGCAGCTGGTGGCAAACGATCTGAAAGGGGCGATGGTGCGCGCCGAGCTGCGCGAGATCGATCCTTCCACCGGACAAAAGCTGGATTACGTGCAGGTCGCAGAAAAGCTGGAACAGATCCGCGCGAAGATCGGCAATGACCGGATCGAGGTGCATGTCACCGGCTTTGCCAAGCTGGTCGGCGACGTGGTGGAGGGTATCACCGGCGCGATCGTGTTTTTCGGCATTGCGTTTCTGATCACGGCCGTCATGCTGTATCTGTACACGCGCTCGCGCCAGATGACGCTGCTGGCGCTGGCGGTGGCATTGCTGCCGGTGGTGTGGCTGCTCGGGATACTGCCGCTGATCGGCTATGGCATCGACCCGATGTCGATCCTGGTGCCGTTCCTGATCTTTTCCATCGGCGTTTCGCATGCGGTCCAGATGACCAATGCCTGGCGCCAAGCGGCGGATACCGGCGCCACACCGAAGGAAGCGGCGAGCGATGCGTTTCGCAAGCTGTTCGTGCCCGGGACGGTGGCATTGCTGACCAATGCCCTTGGTTTCATGGTCATCATGGTGATCCAGATCGACATCGTGCGCGAACTGGGGATCACCGCTTGCCTCGGCGTGCTGCTGATGATTTTTACCAACAAGGTCTTTTTACCGGTCATGCTTTCTTATCTGAAAGCGGAAACGGCGGCGCGGCCACAGCAATCAACGACTGCGACCGGCAAGAGCAACCGGTTGTGGTGGGCATTGTCGTCGGCTGCGACACCGCGTTACACCTGGATCGTGCTTGCGCTCAGCGCCGCACTGCTGGCCGTGGGCGCTTACGAAGCGCGTCGCCTGAAGATCGGCGATGTGGGCGACGGCGTTCCGGAGCTGCGCGACAGCGCGCGCTATAACCGTGACAACGCGGCGATCACCAGCCAGTACAACATTGGCATCGATATACTGACCGTCGTGGTGGAAACCAGTGTTGAAGGCGATGCCTGCCTGCAGTATCCGGTAATGAGTGCCATTGAAAAATTCGAAATCTTCATGCGCGGCGTTTCCGGTGTGCGTTCGGTGGTGAGTGTGCCGTCGCTGTCGAAAGTGACGATCGCGGCCTTCAATGAAGGCAATCCGCGCTGGCAGGCATTGCCGCGCACGAGCGCGGGGCTGGCGCAAGGTGCCGGCAGCTTCAATCCGGACTACGGCATGAACACCGAAAGCTGCAAGGCAATCCAGGTGCTCATTTATACCGACAACCATGAGGGCGCCACGATTGCGCATATCGTCGACGAGATCAAGCGTTACGTCGCCAAGGAAAAAACCGCAAACGTGAAATTCCGCCTGGCCGGCGGCAACGTCGGCGTGATGGTTGCGACCAACGAAGCGGTGGAGCACGCGGAAGCGACCATGCTGCTGGCGATCTTCGGCGCGATCACATTGCTGTGCTTCATCACCTTCCGTTCCTGGCAGGCGGTGCTGTGCATCATTGTGCCGCTGGCGCTGGTATCGATCCTGTGCAATGCCTTGATGGCGCTGCTCGGCATCGGCCTGAAAGTGTCGACGCTGCCGGTGATTGCGCTCGGTGTCGGGGTCGGCGTCGATTATGGCATCTATCTGTATGAACGCATTCAGCATGAAATGGAGAATGGCCAGGATTTTCGCCATGCGTTTTATGAAGCGCTGCGCCAGCGCGGCACCGCCGCCTTGTTTACCGCGCTGACGATGTCGATCGGTGTCGGCACCTGGGCGTTCTCCGCACTGAAGTTCCAGGCCGATATGGGTGTCCTGCTGGCCTTCATGTTCCTGGTGAATGTGCTCGGCTCGATCTTCCTGTTGCCGGCACTTGGGGTAGGGCTGCTGCGCTCTCCGGCAAAGCTTGTCAAAACACCGGTCTTCGTGGCCGATACGGTAAAGGGATGA